The Burkholderia pyrrocinia genome includes a window with the following:
- the fdhD gene encoding formate dehydrogenase accessory sulfurtransferase FdhD, with product MESCTRRDDPTGSTACHVTRHRAGEARDTIDRVVDETPVALVFNGISHTVMMATPIDLDAFGLGFALSEGIVERASDVFDIESETRPGSAEVRLTVSQQAFMALKAHRRALAGRTGCGVCGIESIAQLDLHPPRIDAAGAAAGIGADAIARAARALPAHQTLMRETGGIHAAAWCDRDGAVLDVFEDVGRHNALDKLIGRLARRPADLRAGFVFLSSRASYELVRKAARVGIPMIATISAPTSLAIDVAREAGVRLVGFCRNDGFVEYVSPDTAHPDQPALAQAHPARPS from the coding sequence ATGGAGTCCTGCACCCGCCGCGACGATCCAACCGGCAGCACCGCGTGTCATGTGACGCGTCATCGTGCCGGCGAAGCGCGCGACACAATCGATCGCGTCGTCGACGAAACGCCGGTGGCACTCGTGTTCAACGGCATCTCGCATACGGTCATGATGGCGACACCGATCGACCTCGACGCATTCGGGCTCGGCTTCGCGCTGAGCGAAGGCATCGTCGAGCGCGCGTCCGACGTATTCGACATCGAGAGCGAAACCCGGCCCGGCAGCGCCGAAGTGCGGCTCACCGTGTCGCAGCAGGCGTTCATGGCGCTGAAGGCGCACCGCCGCGCGCTGGCCGGCCGCACGGGTTGCGGCGTATGCGGGATCGAAAGCATCGCGCAGCTCGACCTGCACCCGCCGCGCATCGATGCCGCCGGTGCGGCCGCCGGCATCGGCGCCGACGCGATTGCACGCGCCGCGCGCGCGTTGCCGGCCCACCAGACGCTGATGCGCGAGACGGGCGGCATCCACGCGGCCGCATGGTGCGACCGCGACGGCGCCGTGCTCGACGTGTTCGAGGACGTCGGCCGCCACAACGCGCTCGACAAGCTGATCGGCCGGCTCGCGCGGCGCCCCGCCGACCTGCGCGCGGGTTTCGTGTTCCTGTCGAGCCGCGCGAGCTACGAGCTGGTGCGCAAGGCCGCGCGGGTCGGCATCCCGATGATCGCGACGATCTCGGCGCCGACGTCGCTTGCGATCGACGTCGCCCGCGAAGCCGGCGTACGGCTCGTCGGCTTCTGCCGCAACGACGGCTTCGTCGAATACGTGTCGCCCGACACCGCCCACCCCGACCAACCGGCGCTTGCGCAAGCGCATCCGGCCCGCCCGTCATGA
- the moaA gene encoding GTP 3',8-cyclase MoaA, with the protein MQADEPIVNAIVSATPAAAASSGGASPGAFPRTTDTLGRPLRDLRLSVIDQCNFRCGYCMPRESFGAGYAFMPSSERLSFAQLEKIARAFTSLGVEKIRITGGEPLLRRNLEALIERLAALTTVDGKPVEIALTTNGSLLAAKARSLHDAGLSRVTVSLDALDDAVFRRMSDADVPVSRVLAGIEAAHAAGLAPVKVNAVIERGANDDQILPLVRHFRHSGVAVRFIEYMDVGGASFWSGDKVVPAARMRELIDEHYPLVLVGEPGHDATAIRCAHIDGAGEVGFIASVSHPFCGTCSRARVSADGKLYTCLFATQGTDLRPWLDDAAPVDALAAAVRDRWTRRDDRYSERRAARPARAPGKTYPTVRMSLVGG; encoded by the coding sequence ATGCAGGCCGACGAACCGATCGTGAATGCCATCGTTTCCGCCACGCCGGCCGCCGCCGCTTCCTCCGGCGGCGCATCGCCCGGCGCCTTCCCCCGCACGACCGACACGCTCGGCCGCCCGCTGCGCGACCTGCGCCTGTCCGTCATCGACCAGTGCAATTTCCGCTGCGGCTACTGCATGCCGCGCGAAAGCTTCGGCGCCGGCTATGCATTCATGCCGTCGTCCGAGCGGCTGTCGTTCGCGCAGCTGGAAAAGATCGCACGCGCGTTCACGTCGCTCGGGGTCGAAAAGATCCGCATCACCGGCGGCGAGCCGCTGTTGCGCCGCAATCTCGAAGCGCTGATCGAACGGCTCGCCGCACTGACGACCGTCGACGGCAAGCCCGTCGAAATCGCGCTGACGACCAACGGCTCGCTGCTCGCCGCGAAAGCACGCTCGCTGCACGACGCGGGGCTGTCGCGCGTGACCGTCAGCCTCGATGCGCTCGACGACGCGGTGTTCCGCCGCATGAGCGACGCCGACGTGCCCGTGTCGCGCGTGCTGGCCGGCATCGAAGCCGCGCATGCGGCCGGGCTCGCGCCGGTCAAGGTCAACGCGGTGATCGAACGCGGCGCGAACGACGACCAGATCCTGCCGCTCGTGCGTCACTTCCGGCATAGCGGCGTGGCCGTGCGCTTCATCGAATACATGGACGTCGGCGGCGCGAGCTTCTGGTCCGGCGACAAGGTCGTGCCGGCCGCGCGGATGCGCGAGCTGATCGACGAGCACTATCCGCTCGTGCTCGTCGGCGAACCGGGGCACGACGCGACCGCGATCCGTTGCGCGCACATCGACGGCGCGGGCGAGGTCGGCTTCATCGCGAGCGTGTCGCATCCGTTCTGCGGCACCTGCTCGCGCGCACGCGTGTCGGCCGACGGCAAACTCTATACGTGCCTGTTCGCAACACAAGGCACCGACCTGCGGCCGTGGCTCGACGACGCGGCGCCGGTCGACGCGCTTGCCGCCGCCGTGCGCGATCGCTGGACGCGGCGCGACGACCGCTATTCCGAGCGCCGGGCCGCCCGGCCGGCCCGCGCGCCGGGCAAGACCTATCCGACCGTGCGCATGTCGCTCGTCGGCGGCTGA
- a CDS encoding molybdenum cofactor biosynthesis protein MoaE → MTTFTESRAGLPDDPLRAGSHSHSADATDPHTEPPPAIAAGFEVRVQYAPIDAGAELAPIVRNPNVGAVVNFLGVVRKEGDVDDVVALEVEHYPTMTEQALWSIVEEACARWRLEAVKIVHRVGRIPLGQAVVLVVVAAAHRGSAFDACEFLMDFLKTHAPFWKKEIRHDGESGWVEAKAHDDQAMRRWG, encoded by the coding sequence ATGACGACCTTCACCGAATCCCGCGCCGGGCTGCCGGACGATCCGTTGCGCGCCGGCAGTCATTCCCATTCCGCCGACGCCACCGACCCGCACACCGAGCCGCCGCCGGCGATTGCCGCCGGCTTCGAAGTGCGCGTGCAGTACGCGCCGATCGACGCGGGTGCCGAGCTTGCGCCGATCGTTCGCAATCCGAATGTCGGTGCGGTCGTGAATTTCCTCGGCGTCGTGCGCAAGGAAGGCGACGTCGACGACGTCGTCGCGCTCGAGGTCGAGCACTATCCGACGATGACCGAACAGGCCCTGTGGAGCATCGTCGAGGAAGCCTGCGCGCGCTGGCGGCTCGAAGCGGTCAAGATCGTGCACCGCGTCGGGCGCATCCCGCTCGGCCAGGCGGTCGTGCTGGTCGTGGTGGCCGCCGCGCATCGCGGGTCCGCGTTCGATGCGTGCGAATTCCTGATGGATTTCCTGAAGACCCACGCGCCGTTCTGGAAGAAGGAGATCCGCCACGACGGCGAATCCGGCTGGGTCGAGGCGAAGGCGCACGACGACCAGGCAATGCGGCGCTGGGGCTGA
- a CDS encoding molybdopterin molybdotransferase MoeA: MKQLIDFDTAQQQFAGAFAPLAAAASIPVTDAAGHVLAAPLAAVLDQPPADQSAMDGYAVRHADLAHGEPLRVAQRCYAGDTPVPLAARTAARIFTGSLIPAGADTVVMQEHAHEQGGWVAFDAPQRSGSHIRRRGEEVRAGDLLVPAGVRMGAMHVGVAAAQGLARIDVRPALRVGILTTGDELVACGQPRAPQQIFNSNAPMLAALVSGTGASVRMSLHAADTAPAVDRALRELHACCDLVICVGGASVGDKDLLRPALAALGASFVVAGVRMKPGKPVALARLDARPVVLLPGNPGAAMTAFALFVAPLIRCLQGRDACVPIVPSLPIDMDFEPDAQRERFVRVRRTIGADGTAVLDTLRQQGAGTLQSLVQASGLARLPAGRHIARGDAVPYYEFAHWLA; encoded by the coding sequence ATGAAACAACTGATCGATTTCGATACCGCGCAGCAGCAATTCGCCGGCGCATTCGCGCCGCTTGCTGCGGCCGCCTCCATTCCGGTGACAGACGCGGCCGGTCACGTGCTGGCCGCGCCGCTCGCCGCCGTGCTCGACCAGCCGCCGGCCGACCAGAGCGCGATGGACGGCTACGCCGTACGTCATGCGGACCTCGCGCATGGCGAGCCGCTGCGCGTCGCGCAGCGCTGCTATGCGGGCGACACGCCGGTGCCGCTGGCCGCGCGCACGGCCGCACGCATCTTCACTGGCAGCCTGATTCCGGCCGGCGCCGACACCGTCGTGATGCAGGAGCACGCGCACGAGCAAGGCGGCTGGGTCGCGTTCGACGCGCCGCAGCGCAGCGGCTCGCACATCCGCCGCCGGGGCGAGGAAGTGCGTGCCGGCGACCTGCTCGTGCCGGCCGGCGTGCGAATGGGTGCGATGCACGTCGGCGTGGCCGCCGCGCAGGGTCTCGCGCGCATCGACGTGCGCCCGGCACTGCGCGTCGGCATCCTGACGACCGGCGACGAACTCGTCGCGTGCGGCCAGCCGCGCGCGCCGCAGCAGATCTTCAACAGCAATGCGCCGATGCTCGCCGCGCTGGTATCGGGAACCGGTGCCAGCGTGCGGATGAGCCTGCATGCGGCCGATACGGCGCCCGCCGTCGATCGCGCGCTGCGCGAGCTGCACGCGTGTTGCGACCTGGTGATCTGCGTCGGCGGCGCGTCGGTCGGCGACAAGGATCTGCTGCGCCCTGCGCTGGCCGCGCTCGGCGCGTCGTTCGTCGTCGCCGGCGTGCGCATGAAACCCGGCAAGCCGGTCGCGCTCGCGCGGCTCGACGCGCGACCCGTGGTGCTGTTGCCCGGCAATCCGGGCGCCGCGATGACGGCATTCGCGCTGTTCGTCGCGCCGCTGATCCGCTGCCTGCAGGGGCGCGACGCGTGCGTGCCGATCGTGCCGTCGCTGCCGATCGACATGGACTTCGAGCCGGATGCGCAGCGCGAGCGCTTCGTGCGCGTGCGCCGCACCATCGGCGCCGACGGCACGGCCGTGCTCGACACGCTGCGGCAGCAAGGCGCCGGCACGCTGCAGTCGCTCGTGCAGGCAAGCGGGCTCGCAAGGCTGCCGGCCGGGCGGCACATCGCGCGCGGCGACGCGGTCCCGTATTACGAATTCGCGCACTGGCTCGCATGA
- a CDS encoding cytochrome ubiquinol oxidase subunit I — protein MEIFDAFHLARLQFAFTVSFHIVFPAISIGMASFLAVLEWRYLVTGDAAYKSMFQFWSKIFAIGFGMGVVSGVVMAYEFGTNWAGFSRVAGNITGPLLTYEVLTAFFLEAGFLGVMLFGWQRVSPRAHFFATLMVAVGTLISTFWILASNSFMQTPQGYRIENGLVVPVDWFKIIFNPSFPYRLVHMTIAAFIVAGFIVAACGAWHLLKGRRDEPVKRSFSMALWMLLLLAPIQIVVGDAHGLNTREYQPAKIAAIEGLWETEKGGTSLNLVGLPDMQAETTRYAIQVPHLGSLILTHSWDGEIRGLKEFPPQDRPYSPIVFWTFRIMAGLGMLMLLTALLGLLLRKGGRLYETRWFQWFVVGMGPSGIVALLAGWITTEVGRQPWTVYGVLRTVDSVAPLSAQQVGVSLLIFVVVYFLVFGSGIYYMMKLMKRGPAAQAGYIELHRHPGLRKSALSTPLNVTEAE, from the coding sequence ATGGAAATCTTCGATGCGTTCCATCTCGCACGATTGCAATTCGCATTCACGGTGTCGTTCCACATCGTGTTTCCCGCGATCAGCATCGGCATGGCGAGCTTCCTGGCGGTGCTGGAATGGCGTTATCTCGTCACCGGCGATGCCGCCTACAAATCCATGTTCCAGTTCTGGTCGAAGATCTTCGCGATCGGCTTCGGGATGGGCGTGGTCTCCGGCGTCGTGATGGCGTACGAGTTCGGCACGAACTGGGCCGGCTTCTCGCGCGTCGCCGGCAACATCACGGGCCCGCTGCTCACGTATGAGGTGCTGACGGCGTTCTTCCTCGAAGCCGGCTTCCTCGGCGTGATGCTGTTCGGCTGGCAGCGCGTGAGCCCGCGCGCGCACTTCTTCGCAACGCTGATGGTCGCGGTCGGCACGCTGATCTCGACGTTCTGGATCCTCGCGTCGAACAGCTTCATGCAGACGCCGCAGGGCTACAGGATCGAGAACGGCCTCGTCGTGCCGGTCGACTGGTTCAAGATCATCTTCAATCCGTCGTTCCCGTACCGTCTCGTGCACATGACGATCGCGGCGTTCATCGTCGCGGGCTTCATCGTGGCCGCGTGCGGCGCGTGGCACCTGCTGAAGGGGCGCCGCGACGAGCCGGTGAAGCGCAGCTTCTCGATGGCGCTGTGGATGCTGCTGTTGCTCGCACCGATCCAGATCGTCGTCGGCGACGCGCACGGGCTGAATACGCGCGAATACCAGCCGGCGAAGATCGCGGCGATCGAGGGGCTGTGGGAAACCGAGAAGGGCGGCACCTCGCTGAACCTCGTCGGGCTGCCCGACATGCAGGCCGAAACCACGCGCTATGCGATCCAGGTGCCGCATCTCGGCAGCCTGATCCTCACGCACAGCTGGGACGGCGAGATCCGCGGGCTGAAGGAATTCCCGCCGCAGGACCGCCCGTATTCGCCGATCGTGTTCTGGACGTTCCGGATCATGGCGGGCCTCGGGATGCTGATGCTGCTGACCGCGCTGCTCGGGCTGCTGCTGAGAAAGGGCGGGCGACTGTATGAAACGCGCTGGTTCCAGTGGTTCGTAGTGGGCATGGGGCCGTCGGGCATCGTCGCGCTGCTGGCCGGCTGGATCACGACCGAGGTCGGGCGGCAGCCGTGGACCGTGTACGGCGTGCTGCGCACCGTCGATTCGGTTGCGCCGCTCAGCGCGCAGCAGGTCGGCGTGTCGCTGCTGATCTTCGTGGTCGTGTACTTCCTGGTATTCGGATCGGGTATCTACTACATGATGAAACTGATGAAGCGCGGGCCGGCTGCCCAGGCCGGGTACATCGAGCTGCACCGGCATCCGGGGCTGCGCAAGAGCGCGCTGTCCACGCCGCTGAACGTCACCGAAGCGGAGTAA
- the moaD gene encoding molybdopterin converting factor subunit 1, protein MKLTIKYFASIREQLETDEEIVEIDARELTVDALRSTLAARDARSAEALRMDRPVRAAVNLEMVTGGFVVREDSEVAFFPPVTGG, encoded by the coding sequence ATGAAACTGACAATCAAATACTTTGCAAGCATTCGCGAGCAACTCGAAACCGACGAGGAAATCGTCGAGATCGATGCGCGCGAACTTACCGTCGATGCGCTGCGCAGCACGCTGGCCGCGCGCGACGCACGCAGCGCCGAAGCGCTGCGGATGGACCGACCGGTGCGGGCGGCCGTCAATCTCGAGATGGTGACGGGCGGATTCGTCGTGCGTGAGGACAGCGAGGTCGCGTTTTTCCCACCGGTGACGGGCGGGTGA
- the cydB gene encoding cytochrome d ubiquinol oxidase subunit II: MQIDLPVVWAAIIGLGVFIYVMLDGFDLGIGLLFPFFDAKAERQVMLDTVAPVWDGNETFLVLGGAGLYGAFPVVYSTLLPANYLPLVLMLVGLIFRGAAFELCAKATRTQHLWDLAFIGGSALAAFCQGIVLGSLLQGIRIENNQFAGGPFDWLSPFSLLCGIGVLVTYATLGCGWLILKVDGELQRKMRLLMKPLTGVLLGVMAVVSLWTVIGLPAVAHRWFGSGNLGWFLPVPILVVACVWGIFHTVKREHEATPFLLTLALVFLGYTGLVISIWPNIVPPSLTIWDASSSHSSQLFALVGTVIVLPIILVYNAMQYRVFRGKVREGDVGYH; encoded by the coding sequence ATGCAAATCGATCTTCCTGTCGTCTGGGCCGCGATCATCGGCCTCGGCGTGTTCATCTACGTGATGCTGGACGGCTTCGATCTCGGCATCGGCCTGCTGTTTCCGTTCTTCGACGCGAAGGCCGAGCGGCAAGTGATGCTCGACACCGTCGCGCCGGTGTGGGACGGCAACGAGACGTTCCTCGTGCTCGGCGGTGCGGGTCTCTATGGCGCGTTCCCGGTCGTGTATTCGACGCTGCTGCCCGCGAATTACCTGCCGCTGGTGCTGATGCTGGTCGGGCTGATCTTCCGCGGCGCGGCATTCGAACTGTGCGCGAAGGCGACCCGTACGCAACACCTGTGGGATCTCGCGTTCATCGGCGGCTCCGCGCTCGCGGCGTTCTGCCAGGGGATCGTGCTCGGTTCGCTGCTGCAGGGCATCCGGATCGAGAACAACCAGTTCGCGGGCGGGCCGTTCGACTGGCTGTCGCCGTTCAGCCTGCTCTGCGGGATCGGCGTGCTCGTCACGTATGCGACGCTCGGCTGCGGCTGGTTGATCCTGAAGGTCGACGGCGAGCTGCAGCGCAAGATGCGGCTGTTGATGAAACCGCTCACGGGAGTGCTGCTCGGCGTGATGGCCGTCGTCAGCCTGTGGACCGTGATCGGGCTGCCGGCCGTCGCGCACCGCTGGTTCGGCAGCGGCAACCTCGGCTGGTTCCTGCCGGTGCCGATCCTCGTCGTCGCGTGCGTGTGGGGCATCTTTCACACGGTGAAGCGCGAGCACGAGGCCACGCCGTTCCTGCTGACGCTCGCGCTCGTGTTCCTCGGCTACACCGGGCTCGTGATCAGCATCTGGCCGAACATCGTGCCGCCGTCGCTGACGATCTGGGACGCGTCGTCGAGCCATTCGAGCCAGTTGTTCGCGCTCGTCGGCACGGTGATCGTGCTGCCGATCATCCTCGTGTACAACGCGATGCAGTACCGCGTGTTCCGCGGCAAGGTGCGCGAGGGCGACGTCGGCTATCACTGA
- a CDS encoding NADPH-dependent F420 reductase, giving the protein MSYAIIGFGKIGHALAKAFARNGIEVAVATTRDPKSFAAEAAAIGPTIIPKTLTEAVKADIIFLAVRFESHPEVAKALPDWTGKTIVDAMNTQAPLEELSGLPSSAFVAKVFTGARLVKGFNHLVAAVLDRDPAVLGGRRVVFLASDDDGAAAKIGELAENLGFAPIELGGLSEGGLLVHARGKSWGQLIFKDLIKFD; this is encoded by the coding sequence ATCATTGGCTTCGGCAAGATTGGCCACGCACTTGCCAAGGCGTTCGCCCGCAACGGTATCGAAGTGGCCGTTGCAACCACGCGCGACCCGAAAAGCTTTGCAGCCGAGGCGGCCGCGATCGGACCCACGATTATTCCCAAAACCCTGACTGAAGCCGTCAAGGCGGACATCATCTTTCTGGCAGTTCGTTTCGAGTCGCACCCGGAGGTCGCAAAAGCACTGCCCGACTGGACGGGGAAGACCATCGTCGACGCGATGAACACGCAGGCCCCGCTTGAGGAACTGAGCGGTCTCCCGTCCTCTGCCTTCGTCGCGAAGGTGTTCACCGGAGCGAGGCTGGTGAAAGGCTTCAACCATCTGGTCGCGGCCGTCCTTGATCGGGATCCGGCCGTCCTCGGCGGCAGGAGAGTCGTGTTCCTCGCGAGCGACGATGACGGCGCCGCAGCGAAGATTGGCGAGCTTGCGGAAAATCTCGGTTTCGCGCCAATCGAACTTGGCGGGCTTTCGGAAGGTGGACTGCTTGTGCATGCGCGCGGGAAAAGCTGGGGTCAGCTGATCTTCAAGGACTTGATCAAGTTCGACTGA